The genomic stretch ACTTATCAGCACCGCCCGGTTGTACTTGATGGAGAAAGATGATTTTATCGGGTAATTCTTTGACCGTGACTTGATAGTTAGCGACGTTAGGAATTAAGGAGGCTAACTCGTTTAATTCGTGGTAGTGGGTGGCAAAGATGGTGCGCGATTGAATTTCGGAAGCGAGGTATTCTGCAACCGCCCAAGCAATGGAAAGACCATCAAAGGTAGCAGTTCCTCTGCCAATTTCATCAAGGAGAACTAAAGAGTTCTCGGTGGCGTGGTTGAGGATATTCGCCGTTTCGTTCATTTCAACCATGAAGGTAGATTGTCCGGTGGCTAGGTCATCGACGGCCCCAACTCGTGTAAAAATGCGATCGCACGCGCTTAAGGTCGCAGAATGGGCTGGAACAAAACTCCCCACTTGGGCTAAGAGTTGAATTAACCCCACTTGGCGCAAATAGCAGCTTTTACCGCTAGCATTCGGCCCGGTGAGGATGACTAAATCGGGAGAAGAGTTATCGCCGCCTAATGTGGTGGAATTGGGGACAAAGAACCCGGCGGGTAACGATTGTTCGACAACGGGATGGCGTCCGGCAATAATCCGAATTTCGCGCCCTTCTACAAAGGTAGGCCGACAATAACCGTGGGTGACTGCGATTTCTGCAAACCCCGCTAACACATCTAGCGCCGCTACAGCCCGCGAAATCGCCCGAATTTCTTCGGCTTGTTCTCCAACTTCGGTTCGCAGGCGCGAGAATATCTCGTATTCTAATTGGTTTAAGTCATCGCGAGCCGTTAATACCCGCGCTTCCCGTTCTTTGAGGTCTGGGGTAATGTAGCGTTCTTCGTTGACTAGGGTTTGCTTGCGAATGTAGTGTTGCGGAACTTGGTCAGCTTTGGCGCGAGAAATACTAATGTAATAGCCAAAGGTTTTATTAAAGCCAACTTTGAGATTAGAAATGCCCGTTTTTTCTCGTTCTCGACTTTCTAGATTAGCAATCCACTGTTGGTCATCGGTGGCTTCTTCGCGCATTTGGTCGAGTTGCGCGTCTACTCCCGGACGAATTAAGCCCCCTTCCATTAAATGTTGGGGAGGTGATTCAACGAGAGAGGTTTTAATCTTTTCGGCGATTTTCTCTAACGTTGGCGAAACTTTTTGGACGGCTTTGAGATAGGGTGAATTGCCTTCTAGCGCTATCTGGGATAAAAGCGGGAGTTTTTCTAAGGACTCCGCCAGAGAAACCAAGTCTCTAGCGCTGGCGGTTCCCGACCCGGCGCGACCCGCGAGGCGTTCGAGGTCGTAAATTTGCCGCAACAGTTGGCGGATATCTTGGCGTAATGCCCCATTTTCCACCAATTCGCTAATCGTATCTTGGCGGGCGTGAATGCCTTTGAGACTGAGGAGAGGTTGCAATACCCAACGCCGCAGGGTACGACCGCCCATTGCGGTATTTGTGCGGTCGATGGCCCAGAGGAGGGAACCGTGAAATGTGCCATCGCGGACGGTTTGGGTAATTTCTAGGTTGCGGCGGGTTTGGTGGTCGAGGATGAGAAAGTCGGTGTGGTTATAGGTGCGCGGCGGTTGCAGGGGAACGGCATTCTCTTTTTGGGTTTCTTCGAGATATTCCAGCAGGCCCCCGGCGGCGCGGATGGCGAGGGGGAGGTTTTCGCATCCCATGCCTTCGAGCGATCGCACTCGGAACTTTTCTAAAAGGCGTTGTTTTGCTTCAATTAAACTAAAGGGAAGTTGCGATCGCCAAGCATAGCAAAATCCAGGCGGTAAACTCTCCGGTAAATGCTCAGACTTTTCCCCCGGTCGCAACAGTCCCACTAAGTCCGGGACGTTGGTAGGGACTAGAATTTCCGCAGGTTGCAGGCGCATCAATTCCTGGGCTAGCGCTTCAGAACCGGAACTTTGGCAGGTGAGAAACTCCCCAGTAGAGATATCGGCATAGGCTAACCCCCAATGGTCTGCGGCTATGACTACCGCCGCTAAAAAGTTATTGTGTCGCGCCTTTAACATCCCTTCATCGGTGAGGGTTCCGGGCGTGAGAATTTTAGTAATTTCCCGCGTTACCATGCGGCGTTCGGCGGCGGCGGTGGCCGCATCTTCGGTTTGGTCGCAAATGACGACAGCGTAACCTTTTTCCACCAATTGCGGGCTGTAGCGGTCTAAGGCATGGTGGGGAACGCCTGTCATCGGAACTCGCCCAATTTCTTTCCCGCCATCTTTGCTGGTGAGGACGAGTTCGAGTTCCCGCGAAATGGTGACAGCATCCAAAAAGAAGCACTCAAAGAAGTCACCCACCCGATACAGTAATAACGCATGGGGATACTTATCCTTGACTTCAGCATA from Desertifilum tharense IPPAS B-1220 encodes the following:
- the mutS gene encoding DNA mismatch repair protein MutS produces the protein MLQHYAEVKDKYPHALLLYRVGDFFECFFLDAVTISRELELVLTSKDGGKEIGRVPMTGVPHHALDRYSPQLVEKGYAVVICDQTEDAATAAAERRMVTREITKILTPGTLTDEGMLKARHNNFLAAVVIAADHWGLAYADISTGEFLTCQSSGSEALAQELMRLQPAEILVPTNVPDLVGLLRPGEKSEHLPESLPPGFCYAWRSQLPFSLIEAKQRLLEKFRVRSLEGMGCENLPLAIRAAGGLLEYLEETQKENAVPLQPPRTYNHTDFLILDHQTRRNLEITQTVRDGTFHGSLLWAIDRTNTAMGGRTLRRWVLQPLLSLKGIHARQDTISELVENGALRQDIRQLLRQIYDLERLAGRAGSGTASARDLVSLAESLEKLPLLSQIALEGNSPYLKAVQKVSPTLEKIAEKIKTSLVESPPQHLMEGGLIRPGVDAQLDQMREEATDDQQWIANLESREREKTGISNLKVGFNKTFGYYISISRAKADQVPQHYIRKQTLVNEERYITPDLKEREARVLTARDDLNQLEYEIFSRLRTEVGEQAEEIRAISRAVAALDVLAGFAEIAVTHGYCRPTFVEGREIRIIAGRHPVVEQSLPAGFFVPNSTTLGGDNSSPDLVILTGPNASGKSCYLRQVGLIQLLAQVGSFVPAHSATLSACDRIFTRVGAVDDLATGQSTFMVEMNETANILNHATENSLVLLDEIGRGTATFDGLSIAWAVAEYLASEIQSRTIFATHYHELNELASLIPNVANYQVTVKELPDKIIFLHQVQPGGADKSYGIEAGRLAGLPAVVIQRAKQVMGQIEQHSKIAVGLRENMTQKSKKKPKVEQLDIFES